Proteins from a genomic interval of Geotrypetes seraphini chromosome 7, aGeoSer1.1, whole genome shotgun sequence:
- the LOC117363945 gene encoding rRNA 2'-O-methyltransferase fibrillarin-like, which yields MRPGFSFRGGRSGSGDRGGGRGRGRGGFGDRGGRGGFRGGRGGVFRSPEGGFRRGGPARGGRGGRGGRGGFRGGRKVTVEPHRHEGVFICRGKEDALVTKNLVPGESVYGEKRISVEEGENKIEYRAWNPFRSKLAAAILGGVDQIHMKPGTKVLYLGAASGTTVSHVSDLVGPEGLVYAVEFSHRSGRDLINVAKKRTNIIPVIEDARHPHKYRMLVGMVDVIFADVAQPDQTRIVALNAHNFLKNGGHFVISIKANCIDSTAAPEAVFASEVKKMQQENMKPQEQLTLEPYERDHAVVVGIYRPPPKQKK from the coding sequence ATGCGACCAGGCTTCAGTTTTCGTGGAGGCCGAAGTGGTTCTGGCGACCGTGGTGGTGGTAGAGGAAGAGGCCGTGGCGGGTTTGGGGACCGTGGAGGCCGAGGAGGATTCCGAGGCGGTAGAGGAGGCGTTTTTAGGTCTCCTGAAGGTGGATTTCGGCGTGGAGGACCTGCCCGTGGAGGAAGAGGGGGCCGTGGAGGAAGAGGAGGATTTAGAGGAGGAAGGAAAGTGACTGTGGAGCCTCACAGACATGAAGGAGTTTTTATTTGCCGGGGAAAAGAAGATGCCTTGGTAACAAAAAATCTGGTTCCTGGGGAGTCTGTATATGGAGAGAAAAGAATTTCTGTGGAGGAGGGAGAGAACAAAATTGAGTACAGAGCATGGAATCCCTTCCGTTCAAAGCTTGCTGCTGCAATTCTGGGAGGAGTGGATCAAATTCACATGAAACCAGGTACCAAAGTACTGTATTTAGGAGCGGCATCTGGCACCACTGTATCGCATGTCTCTGACTTAGTTGGGCCGGAAGGATTGGTGTATGCTGTGGAGTTCTCACACAGGTCTGGCCGAGATCTCATCAATGTGGCCAAGAAACGCACCAATATAATTCCCGTGATTGAGGATGCTCGCCACCCTCATAAATATCGCATGCTAGTAGGCATGGTAGATGTCATATTTGCTGATGTTGCCCAGCCAGACCAGACTAGAATTGTAGCTTTGAATGCACATAATTTCCTGAAGAATGGTGGACATTTTGTTATATCTATTAAGGCCAACTGTATAGATTCTACTGCTGCTCCTGAGGCTGTGTTTGCTTCAGAAGTGAAGAAAATGCAGCAAGAAAACATGAAACCACAGGAGCAACTGACACTGGAACCTTATGAGAGAGACCATGCTGTAGTGGTTGGAATATACAGACCTCCTCCTAAACAGAAGAAATAA